The Brassica oleracea var. oleracea cultivar TO1000 unplaced genomic scaffold, BOL UnpScaffold02685, whole genome shotgun sequence genome window below encodes:
- the LOC106321715 gene encoding serine/threonine-protein phosphatase BSL1 homolog, with the protein MNDGYKPNFSKEKLHDLVNKVISTLLRPQTWEPPVDRKFFLSFHELAELCFAAKQIIEQEPTVLQLYAPIKVFGDLHGQFGDLMRLFYEYGYPSRQGDISYIDYLFLGDYVDRGKHSLETILLLALKARDS; encoded by the exons ATGAACGATGGTTATAAGCCAAATTTCTCCAAAGAGAAGTTACATGACTTGGTTAACaag GTCATCTCAACGTTGTTAAGACCTCAAACTTGGGAACCTCCTGTCGATAGAAAGTTCTTTTTGAGCTTCCATGAATTGGCTGAGCTGTGCTTCGCTGCGAAGCAAATCATCGAGCAAGAGCCAACAGTGTTGCAACTATATGCTCCAATTAAAGTCTTTGGAGATCTCCATGGTCAATTCGGTGATCTGATGCGGCTATTTTACGAGTATGGATATCCTTCAAGGCAAGGAGATATCTC gtatattgattatttatttttgggagATTATGTTGACCGAGGAAAACACAGCTTAGAGACCATATTGCTGCTTGCTTTGAAGGCGAGAGATA